Proteins encoded within one genomic window of Manis pentadactyla isolate mManPen7 chromosome 4, mManPen7.hap1, whole genome shotgun sequence:
- the LIG3 gene encoding DNA ligase 3 isoform X2, whose protein sequence is MTLAFKILFPPILRALSRKEQHHWPGIRQLCQWSETDLLYGCCPLQRRKPALSFQDGSLRLRATCLVFLPGSYVGLCSGPCEMAEQRFCVDYAKRGTAGCKKCKEKIVKGVCRIGKVVPNPFSESGGDMKEWYHIKCMFEKLERARATTKKIEDLAELEGWEELEDNEKEQISQHIAAKPNNSGETHSSPIPKTSLSSSKCDPKHKDCLLREFRKLCAMVAENPSYNTKTQIIQDFLRKGSAGDGFHGDVYLTVKLLLPGVIKSVYNLNDKQIVKLFSRVFNCNPDDMARDLEQGDVSETIRVFFEQSKSFPPAAKSLLTIQEVDEFLLQLSKLTREDEQQQALQDIASRCTANDLKCIIRLIKHDLKMNSGAKHVLDALDPNAYEAFKASRDLQDVVERVLRNEQEVEKEPGLRRALSVQAALMTPVQPMLAEACKSIEYAMKKCPNGMFSEIKYDGERVQVHKNGDHFSYFSRSLKPVLPHKVAHFKDYIPQAFPGGYSMILDSEVLLIDNKTGKPLPFGTLGVHKKAAFQDANVCLFVFDCIYFNDVSLMDRPLCERRKLLHDNMVEIPNRIMFSEMKQVKRAADLAGMINRVIREGLEGLVLKDVKGTYEPGKRHWLKVKKDYLNEGAMADTADLVVLGAFYGQGSKGGMMSIFLMGCHDPSTQKWCTVTKCSGGHDDATLARLQRELDMVKISKDPSKIPSWLKINKIYYPDFIVPDPKKAAVWEITGAEFSKSEAHTADGISIRFPRCTRIRDDKDWKSATNLPQLKKLYQLSKEKADFTVVAGDEGSSSAGGSSGENEGNSGPAVSCKASGASPKVKKAGGKLSSPNNKGDSKPTMKSSWRVGEKRKAPDETPCQAKVLLDIFTGVRLYLPPSTPDFSRLRRYFVAFDGDLVQEFDMASATHVLGSRDKNSEAQQVSPEWIWACIRKRRLVAPC, encoded by the exons ATGACTTTGGCTTTCAAGATCCTCTTCCCGCCAATCCTGCGTGCACTCAGCCGAAAAGAGCAACATCATTGGCCTGGCATAAGACAACTCTGCCAGTGGTCAGAAACAGATCTGCTTTATGGGTGCTGCCCCCTCCAGAGAAGAAAGCCTGCTCTGTCATTCCAGGACGGCAGTCTAAGACTACGTGCCACTTGCCTTGTTTTCTTGCCAGGGTCGTATGTTGGACTCTGCAGTGGCCCCTGTGAGATGGCTGAACAACGGTTCTGTGTGGACTATGCCAAGCGTGGCACAGCTGGCTGCAAAAAATGCAAGGAAAAGATTGTGAAGGGTGTCTGCCGAATCGGCAAAGTGGTGCCCAATCCCTTCTCCGAGTCCGGGGGTGATATGAAAGAGTGGTACCACATTAAATGTATGTTTGAGAAACTAGAGCGGGCCCGGgccaccacaaaaaaaattgAGGACCTCGCAGAGCTGGAAGGCTGGGAAGAGCTGGAAGATAACGAGAAGGAACAGATAAGCCAGCACATTGCAG ccaagCCCAATAACTCGGGGGaaactcactcaagccctatccCTAAGACAAGTCTGTCCTCAAGCAAATGTGACCCCAAGCACAAGGATTGTCTCCTGCGCGAGTTTCGGAAGTTGTGTGCCATGGTTGCTGAAAATCCTAGCTACAATACCAAGACCCAGATCATCCAGGATTTCCTTCGGAAAGGCTCAGCAGGAG ATGGTTTCCACGGTGATGTGTACTTAACAGTGAAGCTGCTGCTACCAGGTGTTATTAAGAGTGTTTACAACTTGAATGATAAGCAGATTGTTAAGCTTTTCAGCCGCGTTTTTAACTGCAACCCAGATGATATGGCACGAGACCTAGAGCAG GGAGACGTGTCGGAGACAATCCGAGTCTTCTTTGAGCAGAGCAAGTCTTTCCCTCCAGCTGCCAAGAGTCTCCTTACCATCCAGGAGGTGGATGAATTCCTCCTGCAGCTCTCCAAACTCACCAGGGAGGATGAGCAGCAACAGGCCCTACAGGACATTGCCTCCAG GTGTACAGCCAATGACCTTAAGTGCATCATCAGGTTGATCAAACATGATCTGAAGATGAACTCAGGTGCAAAACATGT GTTAGATGCCCTTGACCCCAATGCCTATGAAGCCTTCAAAGCCTCGCGTGACCTACAGGACGTGGTGGAGCGGGTCCTCCGTAATGAGCAGGAGGTGGAGAAGGAGCCAGGCCTGAGACGAGCTTTGAGTGTCCAGGCCGCACTGATGACCCCAGTGCAGCCCATGTTG GCCGAGGCCTGCAAGTCCATCGAGTACGCAATGAAGAAATGTCCTAACGGCATGTTCTCTGAGATCAAGTATGATGGAGAGCGAGTTCAGGTGCATAAGAACGGGGACCACTTCAGCTACTTCAGCCGCAGTCTCAAGCCTGTCCTGCCTCACAAG GTGGCCCACTTTAAGGACTACATCCCCCAGGCTTTCCCTGGGGGCTACAGCATGATCTTGGACTCTGAAGTGCTCCTGATTGACAACAAGACAGGCAAACCACTGCCCTTTGGAACTCTGGGAGTGCACAAG AAAGCTGCCTTCCAGGATGCTAATGTCTGCCTATTTGTTTTTGATTGTATCTACTTCAATGATGTCAGCTTGATGGACAG GCCTCTGTGTGAGCGGCGGAAGCTTCTTCATGATAATATGGTTGAAATTCCCAATCGGATCATGTTCTCAGAAATGAAGCAAGTCAAG AGAGCTGCAGACTTGGCCGGAATGATAAACCGGGTGATCCGAGAGGGGTTGGAAGGACTGGTGCTGAAGGATGTGAAG GGTACATATGAGCCCGGGAAGCGGCACTGGCTAAAAGTGAAGAAAGACTATTTGAACGAAGGGGCCATGGCAGACACAGCTGACCTGGTGGTCCTTGGAGCCTTTTATGGGCAAGGAAGCAAAG GCGGCATGATGTCTATCTTCCTCATGGGCTGCCATGACCCGAGCACCCAGAAGTGGTGCACGGTCACCAAGTGTTCGGGAGGCCATGATGATGCGACGCTTGCCCGCCTGCAGAGGGAACTGGACATGGTGAAGATCAGCAAG gatccCAGCAAGATACCCAGCTGGCTGAAAATCAACAAGATCTACTATCCTGACTTCATAGTCCCAGACCCAAAG AAAGCTGCCGTGTGGGAGATCACAGGGGCTGAATTCTCCAAATCTGAGGCACACACAGCTGATGGGATCTCCATCCGATTCCCTCGCTGCACCCGAATCCGTGATGATAAAGACTGGAAATCTGCAACTAACCTCCCCCAGCTTAAG AAGCTGTACCAGCTGTCCAAGGAGAAGGCAGACTTCACTGTAGTGGCTGGAGATGAGGGGAGCTCCTCTGCAGGGGGCAGCAGCGGCGAGAATGAGGGCAACTCTGGGCCTGCTGTGTCTTGCAAGGCCTCTGGAGCCTCCCCCAAAGTCAAGAAGGCGGGAGGGAAGCTGAGTAGCCCCAACAACAAAGGCG ACAGCAAGCCAACTATGAAGTCTTCCTGGAGAGTCGGGGAAAAGCGGAAGGCTCCCGATGAGACCCCCTGCCAAGCAAAG GTGCTGCTGGACATCTTCACTGGGGTACGGCTCTACCTGCCGCCCTCCACACCAGACTTCAGCCGTCTCAGACGCTACTTTGTGGCATTCGATGGGGACCTGGTGCAGGAATTTGACATGGCCTCAGCCACACATGTGCTAGGTAGCAGGGACAAGAACTCTGAGGCCCAGCAGGTCTCCCCGGAGTGGATTTGGGCATGTATCCGCAAACGGAGACTGGTAGCTCCCTGCTAG
- the LIG3 gene encoding DNA ligase 3 isoform X3, with translation MTLAFKILFPPILRALSRKEQHHWPGIRQLCQWSETDLLYGCCPLQRRKPALSFQDGSLRLRATCLVFLPGSYVGLCSGPCEMAEQRFCVDYAKRGTAGCKKCKEKIVKGVCRIGKVVPNPFSESGGDMKEWYHIKCMFEKLERARATTKKIEDLAELEGWEELEDNEKEQISQHIADLSSKSGTTPKKKTAVQAKLTATGQVTSPVKGASFVTNTNPRKFSGFSAKPNNSGETHSSPIPKTSLSSSKCDPKHKDCLLREFRKLCAMVAENPSYNTKTQIIQDFLRKGSAGDGFHGDVYLTVKLLLPGVIKSVYNLNDKQIVKLFSRVFNCNPDDMARDLEQGDVSETIRVFFEQSKSFPPAAKSLLTIQEVDEFLLQLSKLTREDEQQQALQDIASRCTANDLKCIIRLIKHDLKMNSGAKHVLDALDPNAYEAFKASRDLQDVVERVLRNEQEVEKEPGLRRALSVQAALMTPVQPMLAEACKSIEYAMKKCPNGMFSEIKYDGERVQVHKNGDHFSYFSRSLKPVLPHKVAHFKDYIPQAFPGGYSMILDSEVLLIDNKTGKPLPFGTLGVHKKAAFQDANVCLFVFDCIYFNDVSLMDRPLCERRKLLHDNMVEIPNRIMFSEMKQVKRAADLAGMINRVIREGLEGLVLKDVKGTYEPGKRHWLKVKKDYLNEGAMADTADLVVLGAFYGQGSKGGMMSIFLMGCHDPSTQKWCTVTKCSGGHDDATLARLQRELDMVKISKDPSKIPSWLKINKIYYPDFIVPDPKKAAVWEITGAEFSKSEAHTADGISIRFPRCTRIRDDKDWKSATNLPQLKKLYQLSKEKADFTVVAGDEGSSSAGGSSGENEGNSGPAVSCKASGASPKVKKAGGKLSSPNNKGDSKPTMKSSWRVGEKRKAPDETPCQAKRRPASQQRGRRAVPAGRR, from the exons ATGACTTTGGCTTTCAAGATCCTCTTCCCGCCAATCCTGCGTGCACTCAGCCGAAAAGAGCAACATCATTGGCCTGGCATAAGACAACTCTGCCAGTGGTCAGAAACAGATCTGCTTTATGGGTGCTGCCCCCTCCAGAGAAGAAAGCCTGCTCTGTCATTCCAGGACGGCAGTCTAAGACTACGTGCCACTTGCCTTGTTTTCTTGCCAGGGTCGTATGTTGGACTCTGCAGTGGCCCCTGTGAGATGGCTGAACAACGGTTCTGTGTGGACTATGCCAAGCGTGGCACAGCTGGCTGCAAAAAATGCAAGGAAAAGATTGTGAAGGGTGTCTGCCGAATCGGCAAAGTGGTGCCCAATCCCTTCTCCGAGTCCGGGGGTGATATGAAAGAGTGGTACCACATTAAATGTATGTTTGAGAAACTAGAGCGGGCCCGGgccaccacaaaaaaaattgAGGACCTCGCAGAGCTGGAAGGCTGGGAAGAGCTGGAAGATAACGAGAAGGAACAGATAAGCCAGCACATTGCAG ATCTGTCTTCTAAGTCAGGAAccacaccaaagaagaaaactgctGTCCAGGCTAAGCTGACAGCCACTGGCCAGGTGACATCTCCAGTGAAAGGTGCCTCATTTGTCACCAATACCAATCCTCGGAAATTTTCTGGCTTTTCAG ccaagCCCAATAACTCGGGGGaaactcactcaagccctatccCTAAGACAAGTCTGTCCTCAAGCAAATGTGACCCCAAGCACAAGGATTGTCTCCTGCGCGAGTTTCGGAAGTTGTGTGCCATGGTTGCTGAAAATCCTAGCTACAATACCAAGACCCAGATCATCCAGGATTTCCTTCGGAAAGGCTCAGCAGGAG ATGGTTTCCACGGTGATGTGTACTTAACAGTGAAGCTGCTGCTACCAGGTGTTATTAAGAGTGTTTACAACTTGAATGATAAGCAGATTGTTAAGCTTTTCAGCCGCGTTTTTAACTGCAACCCAGATGATATGGCACGAGACCTAGAGCAG GGAGACGTGTCGGAGACAATCCGAGTCTTCTTTGAGCAGAGCAAGTCTTTCCCTCCAGCTGCCAAGAGTCTCCTTACCATCCAGGAGGTGGATGAATTCCTCCTGCAGCTCTCCAAACTCACCAGGGAGGATGAGCAGCAACAGGCCCTACAGGACATTGCCTCCAG GTGTACAGCCAATGACCTTAAGTGCATCATCAGGTTGATCAAACATGATCTGAAGATGAACTCAGGTGCAAAACATGT GTTAGATGCCCTTGACCCCAATGCCTATGAAGCCTTCAAAGCCTCGCGTGACCTACAGGACGTGGTGGAGCGGGTCCTCCGTAATGAGCAGGAGGTGGAGAAGGAGCCAGGCCTGAGACGAGCTTTGAGTGTCCAGGCCGCACTGATGACCCCAGTGCAGCCCATGTTG GCCGAGGCCTGCAAGTCCATCGAGTACGCAATGAAGAAATGTCCTAACGGCATGTTCTCTGAGATCAAGTATGATGGAGAGCGAGTTCAGGTGCATAAGAACGGGGACCACTTCAGCTACTTCAGCCGCAGTCTCAAGCCTGTCCTGCCTCACAAG GTGGCCCACTTTAAGGACTACATCCCCCAGGCTTTCCCTGGGGGCTACAGCATGATCTTGGACTCTGAAGTGCTCCTGATTGACAACAAGACAGGCAAACCACTGCCCTTTGGAACTCTGGGAGTGCACAAG AAAGCTGCCTTCCAGGATGCTAATGTCTGCCTATTTGTTTTTGATTGTATCTACTTCAATGATGTCAGCTTGATGGACAG GCCTCTGTGTGAGCGGCGGAAGCTTCTTCATGATAATATGGTTGAAATTCCCAATCGGATCATGTTCTCAGAAATGAAGCAAGTCAAG AGAGCTGCAGACTTGGCCGGAATGATAAACCGGGTGATCCGAGAGGGGTTGGAAGGACTGGTGCTGAAGGATGTGAAG GGTACATATGAGCCCGGGAAGCGGCACTGGCTAAAAGTGAAGAAAGACTATTTGAACGAAGGGGCCATGGCAGACACAGCTGACCTGGTGGTCCTTGGAGCCTTTTATGGGCAAGGAAGCAAAG GCGGCATGATGTCTATCTTCCTCATGGGCTGCCATGACCCGAGCACCCAGAAGTGGTGCACGGTCACCAAGTGTTCGGGAGGCCATGATGATGCGACGCTTGCCCGCCTGCAGAGGGAACTGGACATGGTGAAGATCAGCAAG gatccCAGCAAGATACCCAGCTGGCTGAAAATCAACAAGATCTACTATCCTGACTTCATAGTCCCAGACCCAAAG AAAGCTGCCGTGTGGGAGATCACAGGGGCTGAATTCTCCAAATCTGAGGCACACACAGCTGATGGGATCTCCATCCGATTCCCTCGCTGCACCCGAATCCGTGATGATAAAGACTGGAAATCTGCAACTAACCTCCCCCAGCTTAAG AAGCTGTACCAGCTGTCCAAGGAGAAGGCAGACTTCACTGTAGTGGCTGGAGATGAGGGGAGCTCCTCTGCAGGGGGCAGCAGCGGCGAGAATGAGGGCAACTCTGGGCCTGCTGTGTCTTGCAAGGCCTCTGGAGCCTCCCCCAAAGTCAAGAAGGCGGGAGGGAAGCTGAGTAGCCCCAACAACAAAGGCG ACAGCAAGCCAACTATGAAGTCTTCCTGGAGAGTCGGGGAAAAGCGGAAGGCTCCCGATGAGACCCCCTGCCAAGCAAAG AGGCGGCCAGCCAgccagcagagaggaaggagagctgTGCCAGCGGGCAGGAGATAG
- the LIG3 gene encoding DNA ligase 3 isoform X1, translated as MTLAFKILFPPILRALSRKEQHHWPGIRQLCQWSETDLLYGCCPLQRRKPALSFQDGSLRLRATCLVFLPGSYVGLCSGPCEMAEQRFCVDYAKRGTAGCKKCKEKIVKGVCRIGKVVPNPFSESGGDMKEWYHIKCMFEKLERARATTKKIEDLAELEGWEELEDNEKEQISQHIADLSSKSGTTPKKKTAVQAKLTATGQVTSPVKGASFVTNTNPRKFSGFSAKPNNSGETHSSPIPKTSLSSSKCDPKHKDCLLREFRKLCAMVAENPSYNTKTQIIQDFLRKGSAGDGFHGDVYLTVKLLLPGVIKSVYNLNDKQIVKLFSRVFNCNPDDMARDLEQGDVSETIRVFFEQSKSFPPAAKSLLTIQEVDEFLLQLSKLTREDEQQQALQDIASRCTANDLKCIIRLIKHDLKMNSGAKHVLDALDPNAYEAFKASRDLQDVVERVLRNEQEVEKEPGLRRALSVQAALMTPVQPMLAEACKSIEYAMKKCPNGMFSEIKYDGERVQVHKNGDHFSYFSRSLKPVLPHKVAHFKDYIPQAFPGGYSMILDSEVLLIDNKTGKPLPFGTLGVHKKAAFQDANVCLFVFDCIYFNDVSLMDRPLCERRKLLHDNMVEIPNRIMFSEMKQVKRAADLAGMINRVIREGLEGLVLKDVKGTYEPGKRHWLKVKKDYLNEGAMADTADLVVLGAFYGQGSKGGMMSIFLMGCHDPSTQKWCTVTKCSGGHDDATLARLQRELDMVKISKDPSKIPSWLKINKIYYPDFIVPDPKKAAVWEITGAEFSKSEAHTADGISIRFPRCTRIRDDKDWKSATNLPQLKKLYQLSKEKADFTVVAGDEGSSSAGGSSGENEGNSGPAVSCKASGASPKVKKAGGKLSSPNNKGDSKPTMKSSWRVGEKRKAPDETPCQAKVLLDIFTGVRLYLPPSTPDFSRLRRYFVAFDGDLVQEFDMASATHVLGSRDKNSEAQQVSPEWIWACIRKRRLVAPC; from the exons ATGACTTTGGCTTTCAAGATCCTCTTCCCGCCAATCCTGCGTGCACTCAGCCGAAAAGAGCAACATCATTGGCCTGGCATAAGACAACTCTGCCAGTGGTCAGAAACAGATCTGCTTTATGGGTGCTGCCCCCTCCAGAGAAGAAAGCCTGCTCTGTCATTCCAGGACGGCAGTCTAAGACTACGTGCCACTTGCCTTGTTTTCTTGCCAGGGTCGTATGTTGGACTCTGCAGTGGCCCCTGTGAGATGGCTGAACAACGGTTCTGTGTGGACTATGCCAAGCGTGGCACAGCTGGCTGCAAAAAATGCAAGGAAAAGATTGTGAAGGGTGTCTGCCGAATCGGCAAAGTGGTGCCCAATCCCTTCTCCGAGTCCGGGGGTGATATGAAAGAGTGGTACCACATTAAATGTATGTTTGAGAAACTAGAGCGGGCCCGGgccaccacaaaaaaaattgAGGACCTCGCAGAGCTGGAAGGCTGGGAAGAGCTGGAAGATAACGAGAAGGAACAGATAAGCCAGCACATTGCAG ATCTGTCTTCTAAGTCAGGAAccacaccaaagaagaaaactgctGTCCAGGCTAAGCTGACAGCCACTGGCCAGGTGACATCTCCAGTGAAAGGTGCCTCATTTGTCACCAATACCAATCCTCGGAAATTTTCTGGCTTTTCAG ccaagCCCAATAACTCGGGGGaaactcactcaagccctatccCTAAGACAAGTCTGTCCTCAAGCAAATGTGACCCCAAGCACAAGGATTGTCTCCTGCGCGAGTTTCGGAAGTTGTGTGCCATGGTTGCTGAAAATCCTAGCTACAATACCAAGACCCAGATCATCCAGGATTTCCTTCGGAAAGGCTCAGCAGGAG ATGGTTTCCACGGTGATGTGTACTTAACAGTGAAGCTGCTGCTACCAGGTGTTATTAAGAGTGTTTACAACTTGAATGATAAGCAGATTGTTAAGCTTTTCAGCCGCGTTTTTAACTGCAACCCAGATGATATGGCACGAGACCTAGAGCAG GGAGACGTGTCGGAGACAATCCGAGTCTTCTTTGAGCAGAGCAAGTCTTTCCCTCCAGCTGCCAAGAGTCTCCTTACCATCCAGGAGGTGGATGAATTCCTCCTGCAGCTCTCCAAACTCACCAGGGAGGATGAGCAGCAACAGGCCCTACAGGACATTGCCTCCAG GTGTACAGCCAATGACCTTAAGTGCATCATCAGGTTGATCAAACATGATCTGAAGATGAACTCAGGTGCAAAACATGT GTTAGATGCCCTTGACCCCAATGCCTATGAAGCCTTCAAAGCCTCGCGTGACCTACAGGACGTGGTGGAGCGGGTCCTCCGTAATGAGCAGGAGGTGGAGAAGGAGCCAGGCCTGAGACGAGCTTTGAGTGTCCAGGCCGCACTGATGACCCCAGTGCAGCCCATGTTG GCCGAGGCCTGCAAGTCCATCGAGTACGCAATGAAGAAATGTCCTAACGGCATGTTCTCTGAGATCAAGTATGATGGAGAGCGAGTTCAGGTGCATAAGAACGGGGACCACTTCAGCTACTTCAGCCGCAGTCTCAAGCCTGTCCTGCCTCACAAG GTGGCCCACTTTAAGGACTACATCCCCCAGGCTTTCCCTGGGGGCTACAGCATGATCTTGGACTCTGAAGTGCTCCTGATTGACAACAAGACAGGCAAACCACTGCCCTTTGGAACTCTGGGAGTGCACAAG AAAGCTGCCTTCCAGGATGCTAATGTCTGCCTATTTGTTTTTGATTGTATCTACTTCAATGATGTCAGCTTGATGGACAG GCCTCTGTGTGAGCGGCGGAAGCTTCTTCATGATAATATGGTTGAAATTCCCAATCGGATCATGTTCTCAGAAATGAAGCAAGTCAAG AGAGCTGCAGACTTGGCCGGAATGATAAACCGGGTGATCCGAGAGGGGTTGGAAGGACTGGTGCTGAAGGATGTGAAG GGTACATATGAGCCCGGGAAGCGGCACTGGCTAAAAGTGAAGAAAGACTATTTGAACGAAGGGGCCATGGCAGACACAGCTGACCTGGTGGTCCTTGGAGCCTTTTATGGGCAAGGAAGCAAAG GCGGCATGATGTCTATCTTCCTCATGGGCTGCCATGACCCGAGCACCCAGAAGTGGTGCACGGTCACCAAGTGTTCGGGAGGCCATGATGATGCGACGCTTGCCCGCCTGCAGAGGGAACTGGACATGGTGAAGATCAGCAAG gatccCAGCAAGATACCCAGCTGGCTGAAAATCAACAAGATCTACTATCCTGACTTCATAGTCCCAGACCCAAAG AAAGCTGCCGTGTGGGAGATCACAGGGGCTGAATTCTCCAAATCTGAGGCACACACAGCTGATGGGATCTCCATCCGATTCCCTCGCTGCACCCGAATCCGTGATGATAAAGACTGGAAATCTGCAACTAACCTCCCCCAGCTTAAG AAGCTGTACCAGCTGTCCAAGGAGAAGGCAGACTTCACTGTAGTGGCTGGAGATGAGGGGAGCTCCTCTGCAGGGGGCAGCAGCGGCGAGAATGAGGGCAACTCTGGGCCTGCTGTGTCTTGCAAGGCCTCTGGAGCCTCCCCCAAAGTCAAGAAGGCGGGAGGGAAGCTGAGTAGCCCCAACAACAAAGGCG ACAGCAAGCCAACTATGAAGTCTTCCTGGAGAGTCGGGGAAAAGCGGAAGGCTCCCGATGAGACCCCCTGCCAAGCAAAG GTGCTGCTGGACATCTTCACTGGGGTACGGCTCTACCTGCCGCCCTCCACACCAGACTTCAGCCGTCTCAGACGCTACTTTGTGGCATTCGATGGGGACCTGGTGCAGGAATTTGACATGGCCTCAGCCACACATGTGCTAGGTAGCAGGGACAAGAACTCTGAGGCCCAGCAGGTCTCCCCGGAGTGGATTTGGGCATGTATCCGCAAACGGAGACTGGTAGCTCCCTGCTAG